The proteins below are encoded in one region of Aquisphaera giovannonii:
- a CDS encoding S1C family serine protease, whose translation MNRPRMSRMPLIAAVGLLLPFASPLPAAATAAAQPPAPAADAKPAEGDQEARIRESVVKITATLRYPDILRPWTKQSPREASGTGVVIDGKRILTNAHMVLYASQLFVESQQSSDKLAATVEAVSPGMDLAVIRLDDESFFEKRPPLTRVQALPEVKEAVVVYGYPQGGSSLSVTKGIVSRIEFVGYNEGASGVRIQVDAPINPGNSGGPALVDGKMIGLIFSKLTQADNIGYIIPGEEIELFLRDIKDGHYDGKPDMHDSLQTFENAALRGFLQVDRKTQGMIVHRPAEEKADYPLKTWDLITKIGDKEIDNVGMVKVKENLRLQFRYLIQSLAKDEAVPMTIVRKGKPEAIRLPVPRKWPMLIEPLQGKYPPYFIYGPLVFSSASRDLAAALDRPGSPVGALLAMMGSPLATRRGDRQAFPGEELVLVTSPMFPHAIAKGYDNPFSKVVKEINGTKVKNLRHFVELIRDSKNKYTTISFDDRFSETIVFDHQEALKATDEILSDNGIRQQASDDLLSVWKKTN comes from the coding sequence ATGAATCGACCACGGATGTCCCGGATGCCGCTGATCGCCGCGGTTGGACTGCTCCTGCCCTTCGCCTCCCCCCTCCCCGCGGCCGCGACGGCCGCCGCCCAGCCCCCCGCCCCCGCCGCCGACGCGAAGCCCGCCGAGGGGGACCAGGAGGCGAGGATCCGGGAGTCGGTCGTGAAGATCACGGCCACGCTCCGCTATCCGGACATCCTCCGCCCCTGGACCAAGCAGAGCCCCCGCGAGGCCAGCGGCACCGGCGTGGTCATCGACGGCAAGCGGATCCTCACCAATGCCCACATGGTCCTCTACGCCAGCCAGCTCTTCGTGGAGAGCCAGCAGTCCAGCGACAAGCTCGCGGCCACCGTGGAGGCCGTCAGCCCCGGCATGGACCTCGCCGTCATCAGGCTCGACGACGAGTCGTTCTTCGAGAAGCGCCCGCCGCTCACGCGCGTCCAGGCCCTGCCCGAGGTCAAGGAGGCCGTGGTCGTCTACGGGTATCCCCAGGGGGGCTCCAGCCTCTCCGTCACCAAGGGGATCGTCTCGCGGATCGAGTTCGTCGGCTACAACGAGGGGGCCAGCGGCGTCCGCATCCAGGTGGACGCCCCCATCAACCCGGGCAACAGCGGCGGACCCGCCCTGGTGGACGGCAAGATGATCGGCCTGATCTTCAGCAAGCTGACCCAGGCGGACAACATCGGCTACATCATCCCCGGCGAGGAGATCGAGCTGTTCCTCCGGGACATCAAGGACGGCCATTACGACGGCAAGCCCGACATGCACGACTCCCTCCAGACCTTCGAGAACGCCGCCCTCCGCGGCTTCCTCCAGGTCGACCGCAAGACGCAGGGCATGATCGTCCACCGGCCGGCCGAGGAGAAGGCGGACTACCCGCTGAAGACCTGGGACCTGATCACGAAGATCGGCGACAAGGAGATCGACAACGTCGGCATGGTGAAGGTCAAGGAGAACCTCCGCCTCCAGTTCCGCTACCTGATCCAGTCGCTGGCGAAGGACGAGGCCGTCCCCATGACGATCGTCCGCAAGGGCAAGCCCGAGGCGATCCGGCTCCCCGTGCCGAGGAAGTGGCCGATGCTCATCGAGCCGCTCCAGGGCAAGTACCCGCCGTACTTCATCTACGGCCCGCTGGTCTTCTCCTCGGCCAGCCGCGACCTGGCGGCGGCCCTCGACCGCCCCGGCAGCCCCGTGGGCGCGCTGCTCGCCATGATGGGCAGCCCCCTGGCCACCCGCCGCGGCGACCGCCAGGCCTTCCCCGGCGAGGAGCTCGTCCTCGTCACCTCGCCCATGTTCCCCCACGCCATCGCCAAGGGATACGACAACCCCTTCTCCAAGGTCGTCAAGGAGATCAACGGCACGAAGGTCAAGAACCTCCGCCACTTCGTCGAGCTGATCCGCGACAGCAAGAACAAGTACACCACCATCTCCTTCGACGATCGCTTCTCCGAGACCATCGTCTTCGACCACCAGGAGGCCCTGAAGGCCACCGACGAGATCCTCTCGGACAACGGCATCCGCCAGCAGGCCTCCGACGACCTGCTATCGGTCTGGAAGAAGACGAACTAA
- a CDS encoding 3-keto-disaccharide hydrolase: MLTVTSVALWISLVVPGQADSAAWKPLFNGKDLDGWKHVGPGKFVVEDGQLRTEGGMGLLYYEKEKLGDCVIRVVYKTKDRRSNSGLYIRIAEAPAEPWYAVHHGFEVQIADGGNGSRGTGSIYTFAESAAKPAEPGEWNTLEVTLRGTRVTTTLNGQPAADFDSSTLKADAGDKEGPGDPARTPRAESGYIGLQNHDEGSVVTFKEVSVRPLGAK, from the coding sequence ATGCTGACAGTGACCTCGGTCGCCCTCTGGATCTCGCTGGTCGTCCCCGGGCAGGCGGACTCGGCCGCCTGGAAGCCCCTGTTCAATGGCAAGGACCTCGACGGCTGGAAGCACGTCGGCCCGGGCAAGTTCGTCGTCGAGGACGGCCAGCTCCGCACCGAGGGGGGCATGGGCCTGCTCTACTATGAGAAGGAGAAGCTGGGCGATTGCGTGATCAGGGTCGTCTACAAGACGAAGGACCGGCGGTCGAACTCCGGCCTCTACATCCGGATCGCCGAGGCGCCGGCCGAGCCCTGGTACGCCGTGCATCACGGCTTCGAGGTCCAGATCGCCGACGGCGGCAACGGCTCGCGCGGCACCGGGTCGATCTACACCTTCGCGGAGTCCGCCGCCAAGCCGGCCGAGCCGGGCGAGTGGAACACGCTGGAGGTCACCCTCAGGGGCACCCGCGTGACCACCACCCTGAACGGCCAGCCCGCCGCCGACTTCGACTCCTCCACGCTGAAGGCCGACGCGGGCGACAAGGAAGGCCCCGGCGACCCCGCCCGCACCCCCCGGGCCGAGTCCGGCTACATCGGCCTCCAGAACCACGACGAAGGCTCCGTCGTCACCTTCAAGGAGGTCTCCGTCCGCCCGCTGGGCGCGAAGTGA
- a CDS encoding helix-turn-helix domain-containing protein — translation MPDEKDLSPLAAEMVRGMSEFCDAVESGEPVAKRYTIRTVTLDLTGTPYTADDVKRVRRALNASQSLLARFLGVSVKTVRAWEQGSRPVPTIAARYMNDILRNPEIWTRRVRPVEAGGGPAPKT, via the coding sequence ATGCCGGACGAGAAAGACCTTTCCCCGCTGGCCGCCGAGATGGTGCGTGGGATGTCAGAGTTCTGCGACGCGGTCGAGTCTGGCGAGCCGGTCGCAAAGCGATACACGATCCGGACCGTGACGCTGGACCTCACAGGCACCCCCTACACGGCCGATGACGTCAAGAGAGTTCGACGGGCCTTGAATGCCAGCCAGTCCCTGCTTGCGAGGTTCCTGGGGGTGAGCGTCAAGACGGTCCGCGCCTGGGAGCAGGGGAGTCGTCCCGTGCCCACCATCGCGGCTCGCTACATGAATGACATCCTCCGCAATCCAGAAATTTGGACCCGCCGCGTCCGGCCCGTGGAGGCCGGCGGCGGGCCGGCCCCAAAGACCTAA